A genomic region of Streptomyces sp. R33 contains the following coding sequences:
- a CDS encoding VOC family protein: MLGTDFRIGSPVWLDLGSPDTDGAAAFYSSVFGWSFTALGPEAGGYGFFQVDGKTVAALGPLTEDGAKSAWMVHFMSPDVQATVKAVQSGGGKIRMEPMDVMGEGWLAQATDPQGAEFAIWQPGKTGGLGKVSEENTLIWAELHVPDPAAALTFYDGVFGWRSQDMEAPGMTYRVLSLKDGDQQQTSFGGIAPMGEGAGGGVEKPRWVPYFNVADVDATVSAASGNGGSVLMPAADVPDVGRIAWVADPYGAVFALLKPNPQM, encoded by the coding sequence ATGCTCGGCACCGACTTCCGTATCGGATCGCCCGTCTGGCTCGACCTCGGCAGTCCCGACACCGACGGCGCCGCCGCCTTCTACAGCTCGGTCTTCGGCTGGTCCTTCACCGCCCTGGGTCCCGAGGCCGGCGGGTACGGGTTCTTCCAGGTGGACGGCAAGACGGTCGCCGCGCTCGGGCCGCTCACCGAGGACGGGGCGAAGTCCGCCTGGATGGTGCACTTCATGAGCCCGGACGTGCAGGCCACCGTCAAGGCCGTCCAGTCCGGCGGCGGGAAGATCCGGATGGAGCCCATGGACGTCATGGGCGAGGGCTGGCTCGCGCAGGCCACCGACCCGCAGGGCGCCGAGTTCGCCATCTGGCAGCCCGGGAAGACCGGCGGGCTGGGGAAGGTCTCCGAGGAGAACACCCTGATCTGGGCGGAGCTGCACGTACCCGACCCCGCCGCGGCCCTCACCTTCTACGACGGGGTCTTCGGCTGGCGCAGCCAGGACATGGAGGCACCCGGGATGACCTACCGCGTGCTGAGCCTCAAGGACGGCGACCAGCAGCAGACCTCGTTCGGCGGCATCGCGCCGATGGGCGAGGGCGCGGGCGGCGGCGTGGAGAAGCCGCGCTGGGTGCCGTACTTCAACGTCGCGGACGTCGACGCCACCGTCTCGGCGGCGAGCGGGAACGGCGGGTCGGTGCTCATGCCCGCGGCGGACGTGCCCGATGTCGGCCGGATCGCGTGGGTGGCGGACCCGTACGGCGCGGTGTTCGCGCTGCTGAAGCCGAACCCGCAGATGTGA
- a CDS encoding enoyl-CoA hydratase/isomerase family protein, which translates to MTSAPADEVLHRIESGVSWITLNRPEAMNAVTWDQRERVIALLAEASADPALRAVVLTATGKGFCAGADLRGAPAAAGERVAGDVARMIRLGAQRLITAVLDCEKPVLAAVNGTAAGIGAHLALACDLVIAAESARFIEVFVRRGLVPDGGGAYLLPRLVGPQKAKELMFFGDAVPAAEAERLGLVNRVVPAEELEATAREWAERLAQGPTRALALTKQLVNASLDGDRAAALAAEATAQEINMTTADANEGVASFVERRSPKYLGR; encoded by the coding sequence ATGACCAGCGCCCCCGCCGACGAAGTCCTCCACCGCATCGAGAGCGGCGTCTCGTGGATCACCCTCAACCGCCCCGAGGCCATGAACGCCGTCACCTGGGACCAACGCGAGCGCGTCATCGCCCTGCTCGCCGAGGCATCCGCCGACCCCGCCCTCCGAGCCGTCGTCCTCACCGCCACCGGCAAGGGCTTCTGTGCGGGCGCCGACCTGCGCGGCGCCCCCGCCGCAGCAGGCGAAAGGGTCGCCGGCGACGTCGCCCGCATGATCCGGCTCGGTGCGCAGCGCCTGATCACCGCCGTGCTCGACTGCGAGAAGCCGGTCCTCGCCGCCGTCAACGGCACGGCCGCCGGCATCGGCGCCCACCTCGCCCTCGCCTGCGACCTCGTCATCGCCGCCGAATCGGCCCGTTTCATCGAGGTGTTCGTCCGCCGCGGCCTGGTTCCCGACGGCGGCGGCGCGTACCTGCTCCCGCGTCTGGTCGGCCCGCAGAAGGCCAAGGAGCTGATGTTCTTCGGCGACGCCGTCCCGGCGGCCGAGGCCGAGCGGCTCGGCCTGGTCAACCGGGTCGTCCCGGCCGAGGAGCTGGAGGCCACCGCCCGCGAGTGGGCGGAGCGCCTCGCGCAGGGCCCGACCCGCGCCCTCGCGCTGACGAAGCAGCTGGTCAATGCCTCCTTGGACGGTGACCGGGCAGCCGCACTGGCCGCCGAGGCCACCGCTCAGGAGATCAACATGACCACCGCCGACGCCAACGAGGGCGTCGCGAGCTTCGTGGAGCGCCGCTCCCCCAAGTACCTCGGGCGGTAG
- a CDS encoding acetate--CoA ligase family protein, translating to MLGSTHGTLTTDFRARVEACGESPRTAVHSTAAPSAADTVAVDVSGRPLHADAPDLDRFFRPESVAVIGASDAEGRPNTGITRQLIAWAERVGARIHPVHPTRPTVFGLPCHASVADLPEQVDLAVLLVGDPLPVIEELAEAKVKFAVAFASGFAETGDAGAAAQARLAAAVRRSGLRLLGPNTNLNAFEKFRDDLDGPAIALITQSGHQGRPVYTLQELGIRLSHWAPTGNEADLETSDFISYFAEQPEVGAIACYVEGLKDGRSFLLAADRAARNGVPVVAVKVGRTETGARMAASHTGKLTGADTVVDAAMRQFGVIRVDGLDELQDTAALLARARKPLADGVVVYSISGGTGAHFSDLATEAGLSLPTLSPAKQDELHQWIPEYLNVANPVDNGGHPVGDWRGRKIIDAILADPAVGVLICPITGPFPPMSDKLAQDLVDAAEQSDKLICVIWGSPVGTEEAYRTTLLGSSRVATFRTFGNCITAVRAYLGHHRFTAAYRSPFEDAPRTPSPSYRKAQALMRPGQQLSEHAAKQLLRAYGIRVPREQLVTSAAAAVRAAGLVGYPVVMKASGPQLAHKTELGLVKIGLTSASQIRDAYRELTDIARYEDVPLDGILVCQMVERGVEMVVGVTQDDLFGPTVTVGLGGVLVEVLHDAAVRVPPFGEDQARAMLTELRGHALLEGVRGAPPADVDALVEVVLRVQRMALELGGVLSELDINPLMVLPRGQGAVALDALAICR from the coding sequence ATGCTTGGATCTACTCACGGCACCCTCACCACCGACTTCCGCGCACGTGTCGAGGCCTGCGGGGAGTCCCCCAGGACGGCCGTCCACTCCACGGCGGCGCCGTCCGCCGCGGACACGGTCGCGGTGGACGTCAGCGGACGGCCCCTGCACGCCGATGCCCCCGACCTGGACCGGTTCTTCCGGCCCGAGTCCGTGGCCGTCATCGGCGCCTCCGACGCCGAGGGCAGACCGAACACCGGCATCACCCGCCAGCTCATCGCCTGGGCGGAGCGCGTCGGCGCCCGGATCCACCCCGTGCACCCCACCCGCCCCACCGTCTTCGGTCTGCCCTGTCACGCCTCCGTGGCCGACCTGCCCGAGCAGGTGGACCTCGCCGTCCTCCTCGTCGGCGATCCCCTGCCGGTGATCGAGGAACTGGCCGAGGCCAAGGTGAAGTTCGCCGTCGCCTTCGCCTCCGGCTTCGCCGAGACCGGTGACGCTGGCGCCGCCGCCCAGGCCCGGCTCGCCGCCGCGGTCCGGCGCTCGGGCCTGCGTCTCCTCGGCCCCAACACCAACCTCAACGCCTTCGAGAAGTTCCGCGACGACCTCGACGGCCCGGCGATCGCGCTGATCACCCAGTCCGGCCACCAGGGCCGGCCCGTCTACACCCTCCAGGAGCTGGGCATCCGGCTCTCCCACTGGGCTCCCACGGGCAACGAGGCCGACCTCGAGACCTCCGACTTCATCTCCTACTTCGCCGAGCAGCCCGAGGTCGGCGCCATCGCCTGCTACGTGGAGGGCCTCAAGGACGGCCGGTCCTTCCTGCTGGCCGCCGACCGGGCCGCCCGCAACGGCGTCCCCGTCGTCGCCGTCAAGGTCGGCCGCACCGAGACCGGCGCCCGGATGGCCGCCTCCCACACCGGGAAGCTGACCGGCGCCGACACCGTCGTGGACGCCGCGATGCGGCAGTTCGGCGTCATCCGCGTCGACGGCCTGGACGAGCTCCAGGACACCGCCGCCCTGCTCGCGAGGGCCCGTAAGCCGCTGGCCGACGGGGTCGTCGTGTACTCCATCTCCGGCGGCACCGGAGCCCACTTCTCCGACCTGGCGACCGAGGCCGGGCTCAGCCTCCCCACCCTCTCCCCGGCCAAGCAGGACGAGCTCCACCAATGGATCCCGGAGTACCTGAACGTCGCCAACCCCGTCGACAACGGCGGCCACCCGGTCGGCGACTGGCGCGGCCGGAAGATCATCGACGCGATCCTCGCCGATCCGGCCGTGGGTGTGCTGATCTGCCCGATCACCGGGCCCTTCCCGCCCATGAGCGACAAGCTCGCGCAGGACCTGGTGGACGCGGCCGAGCAGAGCGACAAGCTGATCTGCGTGATCTGGGGTTCCCCGGTCGGCACCGAGGAGGCCTACCGCACCACCCTGCTCGGCTCCTCCCGCGTGGCCACGTTCCGTACGTTCGGCAACTGCATCACCGCCGTCCGCGCCTACCTCGGCCACCACCGGTTCACGGCCGCCTACCGCTCCCCCTTCGAGGACGCGCCGCGGACTCCGTCCCCCTCGTACCGCAAGGCGCAGGCGCTCATGCGGCCGGGCCAGCAGCTCAGCGAGCACGCGGCGAAGCAGCTGCTGCGGGCCTACGGAATACGGGTGCCCCGCGAGCAGCTCGTGACCAGCGCGGCGGCCGCGGTACGGGCGGCCGGCCTGGTCGGCTACCCGGTGGTGATGAAGGCCTCGGGGCCGCAGCTCGCGCACAAGACGGAGCTGGGCCTGGTGAAGATCGGCCTGACCTCGGCGAGTCAGATCCGCGACGCCTATCGGGAGCTGACGGACATCGCCCGCTACGAGGACGTCCCGCTCGACGGCATCCTGGTCTGCCAGATGGTGGAACGGGGGGTCGAGATGGTCGTCGGCGTCACGCAGGACGACCTGTTCGGCCCGACGGTGACGGTGGGGCTGGGCGGGGTCCTGGTGGAGGTCCTCCACGACGCGGCGGTACGGGTCCCCCCGTTCGGGGAGGACCAGGCGCGGGCGATGCTGACCGAGCTGCGCGGGCATGCGCTGCTGGAGGGCGTGCGGGGAGCGCCGCCGGCGGACGTGGACGCACTGGTGGAGGTCGTCCTCCGCGTCCAGCGGATGGCGCTGGAGCTGGGCGGTGTGCTGTCGGAGCTGGACATCAACCCGCTGATGGTCCTCCCGCGGGGCCAAGGTGCGGTGGCGCTGGACGCCCTGGCCATCTGCCGCTGA
- a CDS encoding flavin-containing monooxygenase codes for MPGVPTPPDLTTQPRPVYVIGAGPGGLAAAAALRARGVRAVVVEKSDEVAASWRKHYDRLHLHTTRRLSALPGLAMPRRFGRWVSRDDVVRYLEKYAEFHELELVTGVEVIRIDPAPGGDGWLLHATGGRVLDARAVVVATGFNHTPALPDWPGRDAYAGQLLHAAEYRNAMPYEGRDVLVVGTGNTGAEIAVDLAEGGAARVRLAVRTAPHIVRRSTAGWPAQRTGILVRRLPVRLVDRLGALVAKASVPDLAAYGLPRPGNGLYSRVKEGAIPVQDVGLIDAVRTGRVEPVAAVASFEGAEVVLADGSRISPDAVVAATGYRRGLEGLVGHLDVLDGRGRPRTHGTRTSAQAPGLYFTGFTNPISGMFREMALDAEKIAKALSRRLGPGTGLPPAEPLPDTGLRPVDPLA; via the coding sequence ATGCCCGGAGTCCCCACACCCCCCGACTTGACCACCCAGCCCCGCCCGGTGTACGTGATCGGCGCCGGCCCCGGAGGCCTCGCCGCGGCCGCCGCGCTGCGCGCCCGAGGGGTCCGCGCGGTGGTCGTCGAGAAGTCCGACGAGGTCGCCGCCTCCTGGCGGAAGCACTACGACCGCCTCCACCTGCACACCACCCGGCGGCTCTCCGCCCTCCCCGGGCTGGCCATGCCGCGCCGGTTCGGCCGGTGGGTCTCGCGCGACGACGTGGTGCGGTACCTCGAGAAGTACGCCGAGTTCCACGAGCTGGAGCTCGTCACCGGCGTCGAGGTGATCCGGATCGACCCCGCCCCCGGCGGGGACGGCTGGCTCCTGCACGCCACCGGCGGGCGGGTGCTCGACGCCCGGGCCGTCGTCGTCGCCACCGGGTTCAACCACACGCCCGCACTGCCCGACTGGCCGGGCCGCGACGCGTACGCCGGGCAGCTGCTGCATGCCGCCGAGTACCGCAACGCCATGCCGTACGAGGGCCGGGACGTGCTCGTCGTCGGCACCGGCAACACCGGCGCCGAGATAGCCGTCGACCTGGCCGAGGGCGGGGCCGCGCGGGTGCGGCTCGCCGTGCGCACCGCCCCGCACATCGTGCGCCGCTCCACCGCGGGCTGGCCCGCGCAGCGCACCGGGATCCTGGTGCGGCGGCTGCCCGTACGGCTCGTGGACCGGCTCGGCGCGCTCGTCGCCAAGGCGTCCGTCCCCGACCTGGCGGCGTACGGACTCCCCCGCCCCGGCAACGGCCTGTACAGCCGGGTCAAGGAGGGCGCGATCCCGGTCCAGGACGTCGGCCTGATCGATGCCGTGCGCACGGGCCGGGTCGAACCGGTCGCCGCCGTCGCCTCGTTCGAGGGCGCCGAGGTGGTGCTCGCGGACGGATCGCGGATCAGCCCGGACGCGGTGGTCGCGGCCACGGGATACCGGCGCGGCCTGGAGGGCCTGGTCGGACACCTGGACGTACTCGACGGGCGCGGCAGGCCCCGTACGCACGGCACCCGTACGTCCGCACAGGCCCCCGGCCTGTACTTCACCGGCTTCACCAACCCCATCAGCGGGATGTTCCGCGAGATGGCCCTGGACGCCGAGAAGATCGCCAAGGCCCTGTCCCGCCGGCTCGGCCCCGGAACCGGCCTCCCGCCGGCCGAGCCCCTCCCGGACACGGGCCTCCGCCCGGTCGACCCGCTCGCGTAG
- a CDS encoding DoxX family membrane protein produces MQTVWLSGAEWLAVLRIGLGLWWLESWRHKDKKGWFERGTGIAWAADVAGKHRWPFVKGGFEKVVQPRPRLMAYIVVYAELALGLGLVLGFLTPIALVGGLLLNLLYLVLMIHDWAEQGQNAMMALITLVALFAMAWQTWSLDAATGLFL; encoded by the coding sequence ATGCAGACCGTCTGGCTCAGTGGGGCCGAATGGCTCGCCGTGCTCCGGATAGGCCTCGGCCTGTGGTGGCTGGAGAGCTGGCGGCACAAGGACAAGAAGGGCTGGTTCGAACGCGGCACCGGCATCGCCTGGGCCGCCGACGTCGCCGGCAAGCACCGCTGGCCGTTCGTGAAGGGCGGCTTCGAGAAGGTCGTCCAGCCCCGCCCGCGACTGATGGCGTACATCGTCGTCTACGCCGAACTCGCCCTCGGCCTGGGCCTGGTCCTCGGCTTCCTGACCCCGATCGCCCTGGTCGGCGGCCTGCTCCTGAACCTGCTCTACCTCGTCCTGATGATCCACGACTGGGCCGAGCAGGGCCAGAACGCGATGATGGCCCTCATCACGCTCGTCGCGCTCTTCGCGATGGCCTGGCAGACGTGGTCCCTGGACGCGGCGACGGGACTCTTCCTGTGA
- a CDS encoding Zn-ribbon domain-containing OB-fold protein: MSTRYDLPEADDFTRPYWDAAAEGRLLLRRCADCGRAHHYPREFCPFCWAGEDRVAWEPASGRATLYTWSVIHRNDLPPFGTRVPYTAAVVDLAEGPRMMTEVVDCAPGELRIGMPLQVTFREAAEGVHVAVFRPGGS; this comes from the coding sequence GTGAGCACCCGCTACGACCTCCCCGAGGCCGACGACTTCACCCGCCCCTACTGGGATGCGGCCGCCGAGGGCCGGCTCCTGCTGCGCCGCTGCGCGGACTGCGGGCGGGCCCACCACTACCCGCGGGAGTTCTGCCCCTTCTGCTGGGCCGGCGAGGACCGGGTGGCCTGGGAGCCGGCGAGCGGCCGCGCCACCCTCTACACCTGGTCGGTGATCCACCGGAACGACCTCCCGCCGTTCGGCACGCGCGTCCCGTACACGGCGGCCGTGGTCGACCTGGCCGAGGGCCCGCGGATGATGACCGAGGTGGTGGACTGCGCCCCGGGGGAGCTGCGCATCGGGATGCCGCTCCAGGTGACGTTCCGCGAGGCGGCGGAGGGTGTCCACGTGGCGGTGTTCCGCCCCGGGGGCTCCTGA
- a CDS encoding EF-hand domain-containing protein: MTEGEAMSLFEQIDTDGDGQINIVELANHFKREGHHGHLREKVTAAMESDKNRDRIIDFNEFQDMMK, from the coding sequence ATGACCGAGGGCGAAGCCATGAGCCTGTTCGAGCAGATCGACACGGATGGCGACGGGCAGATCAACATCGTCGAACTGGCGAACCACTTCAAGCGCGAAGGCCACCACGGACACCTCAGGGAGAAGGTGACCGCGGCCATGGAGTCGGACAAGAACCGTGACCGCATCATCGACTTCAACGAGTTCCAGGACATGATGAAGTAG
- a CDS encoding pyridoxal 5'-phosphate synthase: MTREISSSEMDDIEAFHATLHSLRVWDGPLPGFDPGAAPAEPLALFREWFLHAARAGQPEPHTMSLATVDADGRPDVRTLMLHDADGQGWHFASHATSAKGRQLAGRPDAALGFYWPAVARQIRIRGRVTACGAEESRADLAVRSRGALAAALTGRQSEMLGSVQELAEASAAAWERAGAEPDAPVPTWTRYVLDAAEVEFFQGDAARRHVRLRYRRDDDGTGWARELLWP, translated from the coding sequence ATGACCCGCGAGATCAGCAGCTCCGAGATGGATGACATCGAGGCGTTCCACGCCACCCTGCACTCCCTGCGCGTGTGGGACGGCCCGCTGCCCGGCTTCGACCCCGGGGCCGCGCCCGCCGAGCCGTTGGCGCTGTTCCGGGAGTGGTTCCTGCACGCCGCCCGGGCCGGGCAGCCGGAGCCGCACACGATGAGCCTTGCGACGGTGGACGCCGACGGGCGGCCCGACGTACGCACCCTGATGCTCCACGACGCCGACGGGCAGGGCTGGCACTTCGCCTCGCACGCCACCAGCGCCAAGGGCCGGCAGCTGGCCGGCCGGCCGGACGCCGCGCTGGGGTTCTACTGGCCCGCCGTGGCCCGGCAGATCCGGATCCGCGGCCGAGTCACGGCCTGCGGGGCGGAGGAGAGCCGGGCGGACCTGGCGGTCCGTTCGCGGGGTGCGCTCGCGGCGGCGCTGACGGGCCGGCAGAGCGAGATGCTGGGCTCGGTGCAGGAGCTGGCGGAGGCCTCGGCGGCCGCGTGGGAGCGGGCCGGTGCCGAGCCGGACGCCCCGGTCCCGACCTGGACCCGGTACGTGCTGGACGCCGCTGAGGTGGAGTTCTTCCAGGGTGACGCGGCCCGCCGACACGTCCGGCTGCGCTACCGCCGCGACGACGACGGCACCGGCTGGGCCCGCGAGCTGCTCTGGCCCTAG
- a CDS encoding acetyl-CoA acetyltransferase: MPGPTPEPRNGRRRVAVVGVALSDCGRVDGPTPYALHAQAARRALADSGLDRSAVDGFASAGLGILAPVEVAEYLGLRPTWVDSTSVGGSTWEVMAAHAADAIAAGHANAVLLVYGSTARADIKARRRTSNLSFGARGPLQFEVPYGHTLISKYAMAARRHMHEYGTTLEQLASVAVQARANAATNPDAMFRDPITVDDVLSGEMIADPFTKLHCCIRSDGGCAVLLAAEDYVPDTAKSPVWILGTGTSVSHTTMSQWEDFTVSPAAVSGRMAFERAGVTPADVDLAEIYDAFTYMTLVTLEDLGFCAKGEGGAFVEKGRLLRDGELPVNTDGGGLSACHPGMRGLFLLVEAVRQLRGEAGPARQVTKRNGNLPEVALASGTGGWFCSSGTVILGRG; this comes from the coding sequence ATGCCTGGACCCACGCCTGAACCTCGCAACGGACGCCGCCGGGTCGCCGTCGTCGGCGTCGCCCTCTCGGACTGCGGCCGGGTGGACGGCCCCACCCCGTACGCCCTGCACGCACAGGCCGCCCGGCGGGCACTGGCCGACTCCGGCCTGGACCGCTCCGCCGTCGACGGCTTCGCCTCGGCCGGCCTCGGCATCCTCGCGCCCGTCGAGGTGGCCGAGTACCTGGGGCTGCGCCCCACCTGGGTCGACTCCACCTCGGTGGGCGGCTCGACCTGGGAGGTCATGGCGGCGCACGCGGCGGACGCGATAGCGGCCGGCCACGCCAACGCCGTGCTGCTCGTGTACGGATCCACGGCGCGCGCCGACATCAAGGCCCGGCGGCGCACCTCGAACCTCTCGTTCGGAGCGCGGGGGCCGCTGCAGTTCGAGGTGCCTTACGGACACACGCTGATCTCCAAGTACGCGATGGCGGCGCGGCGCCACATGCACGAGTACGGGACGACCCTCGAGCAGCTCGCCTCGGTGGCAGTCCAGGCCCGGGCGAACGCGGCGACCAACCCGGACGCGATGTTCCGCGACCCGATCACGGTGGACGACGTCCTGTCCGGCGAGATGATCGCGGACCCCTTCACGAAGCTGCACTGCTGCATCCGCTCCGACGGCGGCTGCGCGGTGCTGCTGGCGGCGGAGGACTACGTACCGGACACCGCCAAGTCCCCGGTGTGGATCCTGGGCACGGGCACGTCCGTCTCCCACACCACGATGTCGCAGTGGGAGGACTTCACGGTCTCCCCAGCAGCCGTCTCAGGCCGCATGGCGTTCGAGCGGGCGGGGGTGACCCCGGCGGACGTCGACCTCGCGGAGATCTACGACGCCTTCACGTACATGACCCTGGTCACCCTCGAGGACCTCGGCTTCTGCGCGAAGGGCGAGGGCGGGGCCTTCGTGGAGAAGGGCCGCCTCCTACGGGACGGAGAACTGCCGGTCAACACCGACGGCGGCGGCCTCTCGGCCTGCCACCCGGGCATGCGCGGCCTGTTCCTGCTGGTCGAAGCGGTCCGCCAACTCCGCGGCGAAGCCGGCCCGGCCCGCCAGGTCACCAAGCGCAACGGCAACCTCCCCGAGGTGGCCCTGGCATCGGGCACGGGCGGCTGGTTCTGCTCGTCGGGGACGGTGATCCTGGGGCGGGGGTGA
- a CDS encoding acyl-CoA dehydrogenase family protein produces MDAAFTAEQDEMRRTLREILGKRCGPDEVKAAVRTAAGHDRELWQQLSAQLGLPGIAVAEEYGGVGCAPADLALACEETGRALLPSPLLATAVLAVPLITALGAAAQRSALLPPLAAGGLTAALAVPGQALSTALALTGDNAPGEWAGGGRAGGVQAKAGEDGGWRLYGEVAQVLDGHSASLLLVAAHTGGFARSRTLLFLVREDAPGLVRSRQATLDETRPQARIQLRDTPAELLGVDGDNTTDDGVLAALAATGRTAAAVLAAEAVGAAGQALARTVEYVRQREQFGRPVGSFQAVKHRLADLYVHVQAARSAAYYAAWDPRQGGLALAQALEALRVTSGEAIQLHGGIGFTWEHDAHLYFKRAAADELLFGPVHRLRAHAAHRAGLFTAPQEKVAV; encoded by the coding sequence ATGGATGCCGCCTTCACCGCGGAGCAGGACGAGATGCGCCGTACCCTGCGCGAGATCCTGGGCAAGCGCTGCGGCCCGGACGAGGTCAAAGCCGCCGTCCGCACCGCCGCCGGACACGACCGCGAGCTGTGGCAGCAGCTCTCCGCGCAGCTCGGCCTGCCGGGCATCGCCGTCGCCGAGGAGTACGGGGGCGTCGGCTGCGCCCCCGCCGACCTGGCCCTGGCCTGCGAGGAGACCGGGCGGGCGCTGCTGCCCTCGCCGCTGCTGGCCACCGCCGTGCTCGCCGTACCGCTGATCACCGCCCTCGGCGCCGCGGCCCAGCGCTCCGCACTGCTCCCGCCGCTCGCGGCCGGCGGGCTCACCGCGGCCCTCGCCGTCCCCGGCCAGGCGCTGTCCACCGCCCTCGCCCTGACCGGCGACAACGCCCCCGGGGAGTGGGCCGGCGGGGGCCGGGCCGGCGGGGTCCAGGCCAAGGCCGGTGAGGACGGCGGCTGGCGGCTGTACGGGGAGGTCGCGCAGGTGCTCGACGGGCACAGCGCCTCCCTGCTGCTGGTCGCCGCGCACACCGGCGGGTTCGCCCGGAGCCGGACCCTGCTGTTCCTCGTACGGGAGGACGCCCCCGGGCTCGTCCGGTCGCGGCAGGCCACCCTGGACGAGACCCGGCCGCAGGCCCGTATCCAACTCCGCGACACCCCGGCCGAGTTGCTCGGTGTCGACGGCGACAACACCACCGACGACGGCGTCCTCGCCGCGCTCGCCGCCACCGGGCGCACCGCCGCCGCCGTCCTCGCCGCCGAGGCGGTCGGCGCGGCCGGGCAGGCGCTGGCCCGCACGGTGGAGTACGTACGCCAGCGCGAGCAGTTCGGCCGGCCCGTCGGCTCGTTCCAGGCGGTCAAGCACCGCCTCGCCGACCTCTACGTACACGTGCAGGCGGCCCGTTCGGCGGCCTACTACGCCGCCTGGGACCCCCGGCAGGGCGGCCTCGCCCTCGCCCAGGCCCTGGAGGCCCTGCGGGTGACGTCCGGCGAGGCGATCCAGCTGCACGGCGGCATCGGCTTCACCTGGGAGCACGACGCGCACCTGTACTTCAAGCGGGCTGCGGCCGACGAGCTGCTGTTCGGCCCGGTCCACCGGCTGCGCGCGCACGCCGCCCACCGTGCGGGCCTGTTCACCGCCCCACAAGAGAAGGTGGCCGTCTGA
- a CDS encoding nitroreductase family deazaflavin-dependent oxidoreductase produces MAAGVKLMQKVSSTMLFAKIAPHFIPAVDKAVHKLTRGKVMLSAQMLPGVILTAKGAKTGEPRTTPLACMPEEGGAGWLLIGSNFGRPGHPAWTGNLLKHPDADVSWKGQDIAVRARLLEGEERAAAWQAVLRFWPPYATYQARIEREIRLFRLERR; encoded by the coding sequence ATGGCAGCCGGCGTCAAGCTGATGCAGAAGGTCTCCTCGACCATGCTGTTCGCCAAGATCGCACCGCACTTCATCCCCGCCGTGGACAAGGCCGTGCACAAGCTGACCCGCGGCAAGGTCATGCTCAGCGCCCAGATGCTGCCCGGTGTGATCCTGACCGCCAAGGGTGCGAAGACGGGCGAACCGCGCACCACGCCGCTCGCCTGCATGCCGGAGGAGGGAGGGGCCGGCTGGCTCCTCATCGGTTCCAACTTCGGCCGCCCCGGGCACCCGGCGTGGACCGGGAACCTGCTCAAGCACCCTGACGCGGACGTGAGTTGGAAGGGCCAGGACATCGCCGTACGGGCCCGGCTGTTGGAGGGCGAGGAGCGCGCGGCGGCGTGGCAGGCCGTGCTGAGGTTCTGGCCGCCGTACGCGACGTACCAGGCGCGCATCGAGCGCGAGATCCGGCTGTTCCGTCTGGAGCGTCGCTGA
- a CDS encoding TetR family transcriptional regulator, with the protein MTGQVRTVDGRVAGRRGQATRQKLLDCLSEMLSSSPYRDVKVIDVARKAGTSPATFYQYFPDVEGAVLEIAEQMATEGAQLTALVEGRNWVGKAGWQAAEELVEGFLDFWRRNDAILRVVDLGAAEGDKRFYKIRMKILNSVTNSLTESMKELQAKGKVDKDLSPAAMAGSLVAMLAAVASHQKGFQTWGVKQAELKPNLALLVHLGITGKKPTK; encoded by the coding sequence ATGACAGGACAAGTACGCACCGTCGACGGCCGCGTTGCCGGCCGGCGCGGTCAGGCGACGCGGCAGAAGCTGCTCGACTGCCTCAGCGAGATGCTCAGCTCCTCGCCGTACCGCGACGTCAAGGTGATCGACGTCGCGCGCAAGGCCGGCACCTCCCCCGCGACCTTCTACCAGTACTTCCCGGACGTCGAGGGCGCCGTCCTGGAGATCGCCGAGCAAATGGCCACGGAGGGCGCGCAGTTGACGGCGCTCGTCGAGGGCCGCAACTGGGTCGGCAAGGCCGGCTGGCAGGCCGCCGAGGAACTCGTCGAGGGATTCCTGGACTTCTGGCGGCGCAACGACGCGATCCTGCGGGTCGTCGACCTCGGCGCGGCCGAGGGCGACAAGCGCTTCTACAAGATCCGCATGAAGATCCTGAACTCCGTCACCAACTCCCTCACGGAGTCGATGAAGGAACTCCAGGCCAAGGGCAAGGTCGACAAGGACCTCAGCCCGGCGGCGATGGCGGGTTCACTGGTCGCGATGCTGGCCGCGGTGGCCTCGCACCAGAAGGGCTTCCAGACCTGGGGCGTCAAGCAGGCCGAGCTCAAGCCGAACCTGGCGCTGCTCGTCCACCTGGGCATCACGGGCAAGAAGCCGACCAAGTAA